The sequence TAATCGGCCCTGAGAGGCAAAACATGGCGACGGACGTTCCCACGCCAACCAAAACGAGGAACATACGCGACGTTTTGAAAACGGCGTACGCTCCCCTATAGTCTCCTGTTGTCACACGCTCGGAAACGAGCTTGGAAATAGCGATGGGCAGCCCCACCGTAGAAATAATGAGCAGTGCGGAATATACCGGAAACGCCTGCTGGTAATAGCTCATTCCTTCAAGGGAAATGAACTCTGCGAGGACGATCCTGTAGAGCGCGCCTACGATCTTGACGATCACGCCGGCCGCGCCTAATATCAACGTGCTTTTAATAAGGCTTTTTGTCGTGCTTGACATAGCATACCCCTATCATGTTTTTTGCGGAACACGCCGCATACATACGGGGTATATTATAGCACGGAACCTAAAAAGGGGAAAGCCTATTTATTCAGCGATCCCGCAGGCGCTTTTCCATCCACATCACGTCATGCCACTTTGTAAAAAAAGGCCGCGCGCCTTAAGGGTGCGCGGTCCTGCAACGCAATCCTGCGGCAGCTTTTCCGCCAGTACTTCGTTGTTATCCTAAACTTTCGCAAAAAGCGGCCCCTGCGGACCGCTTTTATACGTTTTTCCTCAAACCGCTTTCAGCGTTACTTCGATATTGCCGCGCGTGGCCTTGGAATAAGGGCAAACCTGATGCGCCTTTTCCAGCAGCTCCTGTGTTTTCTCCGCCGACTGTCCCTCCACATGTCCCTCAATGTCTGCGCCGATCTGGTAATCAAATGGTTCCTTTTCATAAAGCGAAACGACAATGGCAACCGTGCTTTTCGCCTTGATTCCCTCTCTTTGCATTACCAGTTCGAGCGCGCTGTTAAAGCATGCGCTGTAGCCTGCCGCAAACAGTTGTTCCGGATTCGTCGCGCCTGCCTGCTTGCTGCCCGGTGCTGCAATCTTCAGGTCAAGCGAATGATCGTCCGAGAAAACCTCCCCCGCGCGTCCGCCGGTATTGGTCATTTTAACAGAATAAATCTTTTTCATGGTTATGATTCCTTTCCGCGTGATTTTGCATTAGTAATAACCAAAATCACGATCTATCAAACGCTTTCATCAGAAAATCTTTCTTTCAAAAGAATCGTAAAAGGCGCCGGTTGCTTTATAAGGCCGGGGCACAATAGAAAAAAAGGCAATAAAATGAAGACGCCCTGCAGTTGCCTCAGCGATATAGGCTGTGTGGTCTGCTGATCGTCGTATACGTCTTTAACAAGGCCAATCAGATATTTATCCGTTTCTTATACGAAAATTGCTGCCAATGCCGTCAAAGCAATGACAAAAAGAGTCAAATATGATATGATTTAGACGAAGATAAATATCATTTGCGAGGTATGCTTTGTATAATAATTTGTTGACCATCGGCCCCGTCACAGTACACGGCTACGGACTGATGATAGCGGTCGGCATCATATGCGCGCTTCTTATAGCTATATATCGGGGCAAAAAAAGAAAGATGGATACGGACGCCATCATAACCCTTTGTATTTTTGCCGTTGTATTTGGTTTTCTGGGCGGGAAACTGCTTTATGTCATCCAGGATTTCCAGAATTTTCTGGCCAATCCTATGGAAATACTTTCCGGCAGTGGTTTTGTTGTTTACGGCGGTATCATCCTTGCCATCGTTGCCGCCATTCTGTATTGCCGCAAAAAGAAATACAGCTTCATGGAATATTTTGATCTTTTTATGCCATCTGTCGCAGTAGCGCAGGGGTTTGGGCGCATCGGCTGTTTTCTGGCCGGATGTTGCTATGGAGCGGAAACCTCGTGCGCGCTGGGCGTCGTTTTTCCGGCAGGTTCGCTTGCGCCAAGCGGCGTGAGCCTGCTGCCCACGCAATTGTTTTCCGCAGCAGGAGATTTTCTGCTCGCGTTGGTGCTTATTCTGTACGCCCGCAAACAGCGGCGCGCGGGGCGCGTGGGCGCATTATACCTGATCCTGTACGGAATCGGCCGGTCGATCATTGAAATCTTCCGCGCGGATTTCCGTGGCGAAATCGGGATCTTTTCCACATCCCAATTCATTTCCATATTTATTGTCATCGCCGGCGTAGCGTTGTTTTTGCCCAAGGCGCTGTCTTCGCGCAAAACATCCGGTTCCTGACGCAAAGGTCGTTTTCCTGTGCGTTTATTCGCTTGCATGATGTCGGCCGTGTTCATTGCCGCCGTCATGTTGTCCGCTTCCCTCCGGCGCATGATCATTCGCCTGCTGTTCTCCGGACGCATGGTTTTCTGACTCATGGTTTCCCGAGCATTCGTCGATTTTGGTTTTCATCTCGTGCATACTCATATGGTGGCCTTCCTCTATCGTTACCGACGGGTCAAGCTCCTGCAGCTCAAGGTAGGTCTGATATTTGCCCGCCGACATCCCGTGTTCGTGGGCCTGTTCCCTCGTTTCCTCGCTGACCGACATACACTCCGTCTGGGCTTCCCCGTGGTGTGCGTCGGCGCATTCCTGCGTTCCCGCCATCAGTTCCTGCTCCTGCGCGGGATCGTTGCTCTGTACCGCAAATACAATATAAGCGTTTTCTCCCAAATAGCCCAGCTTAAATTCTTGATCCATAATTTCATCGATGGCGTCCTCATAATAAAGTCCCTTTAAATCAAGGTCCTCAAGGATAGCTTCCCCGTCGCGGTTATGCGCCTGCACGCCAACTACCGTATTTGCCCTGTTCAGCACCAGTTCAATACTCGGGTTCACGTCCACGCTGATATATGCCGACGGCTGCATATACATGCCGTAGCCGCCAAGCGCAAGGACAAATACCGCCGCAAATGCCGCCAGCGCCATAATCAGTCGTGGTTTCTTTTTTTCCGGTCTGACCGCTCCCAGCGCGGCTGCAACCGTTTTTTTCTTCAATTCGTCCGAAGCTGTAACCGCTTCAAACGCATCTTTAATATCTTTATCGCGCATCCGCTTCATCCTCCAGCTTCATTTTAAGCATTCCCCGCGCACGTCCCAGCCACGTATAAACCGTATTTGTGTTTTTATGAATCAGCTTGCCAATTTCGGGGGCTGTGTATCCTTCGTAATAATGCAGGTATGTCACCGTCCTATACTCTTCCGGCAGGCAGGCGACTGCTTCCAGTACCTCCCGCCTGCCGTCGTTTTCTTCCAGCGCCACTCCGCAGATCTCTTCCAAGGGCCGGTCGTGCCGCGCGGATCGCTTGAGCCAATCCTTACAACGGTTAATGCTGACGCGCAGGATCCAGGCCTTTAAATGCTCGCTGCTGCTAAACCGCTTATTGCAGGTCGCATATTTGATAAAGACGTCCTGAAAAACATCCTCGCAGTCTTCATAGTTTTTCAGGTATACAAAACAAACCCTGCGCACCATATCCGAATAGGTTTCCACCGTATTCCGTATTTCATCCTCGCTCTTCATTCCCCGCCCCAGTCTGGTTTAGTGGTGTCTTTCACTGTGATGCTTTTCTTCCCCGTTGTGATGTCCGCCATGTCCATCGTGCCCGTTCTCACTGTGGAGATCGCTTTCATCGTGATGCCCATGGTCGTAATCGTGGCCGCTTTCTGCGTGGTGACTGTCTTGCCCGTAATGAATACCATCCTCATGGCGGCCGCTTCCGGTCATGCAATATCCGTCATGCCGCGGACATGTTCCGGTACTATAGTCGTACGAGCTGCAGCCCGCGCCACCATTATACCACATACAGTCGTCAGGGCAATCCGCTCCATGCTGCGGACATCCCGCATTACTTTGCGCCGCCGTTGCCTGCGTGGGCTGCGGCGTCGGTTGTGATGTCGGCGGCGGAGCAGTACTCGGAGTTGCTTCTTCCGCAGCCGCCTGTTCCGGTTGCGCCCCTTGCTGCACATACTGCTGCACCGTATGCTGTCGGCGAACAGAATGTTGCCGTTCTGCCGCCATTGCTGTTCCCGCGGCCATTACCACTGT comes from Christensenellaceae bacterium and encodes:
- the osmC gene encoding osmotically inducible protein OsmC, which codes for MKKIYSVKMTNTGGRAGEVFSDDHSLDLKIAAPGSKQAGATNPEQLFAAGYSACFNSALELVMQREGIKAKSTVAIVVSLYEKEPFDYQIGADIEGHVEGQSAEKTQELLEKAHQVCPYSKATRGNIEVTLKAV
- the lgt gene encoding prolipoprotein diacylglyceryl transferase; translation: MYNNLLTIGPVTVHGYGLMIAVGIICALLIAIYRGKKRKMDTDAIITLCIFAVVFGFLGGKLLYVIQDFQNFLANPMEILSGSGFVVYGGIILAIVAAILYCRKKKYSFMEYFDLFMPSVAVAQGFGRIGCFLAGCCYGAETSCALGVVFPAGSLAPSGVSLLPTQLFSAAGDFLLALVLILYARKQRRAGRVGALYLILYGIGRSIIEIFRADFRGEIGIFSTSQFISIFIVIAGVALFLPKALSSRKTSGS